The window TGAAGGGGGATTGTCTGGTTGTTGAGCTTCCAAGGGTTTTGATGATGTTGTATGTCAAAGCAAAAGGCTTCCACGGGTTTGAATTGGGTCAATTTGGAAGAGTTTAGGTTTGACACACATTACTGTAGAATTTTGTCAAATTTGACATTATTCTGGGGGATACCTCTCTACAAACTGCTCCTGCTCTCCATGTGCGGGCTTTGGCATGTGCATTCTTGCATGTACAAGAAGTTGATGGATGATAAGGAGTACATTTAGGATGTTATTTACTGGTTTTTAAGCAGTAATCTAAAAGCACAAGTAATTTCATTGGCATCCAGCAATCACTAACTTTCTGATTTACTTGATTGGCTTCTAAAAGGTATTGATAAGTTATATCGAAATGGCTGGAAGCACTGCAACTCGTCAAAAGGCTCTTAGAGAACAGTACTTTTTCTCCTGCACTTGCATTCGCTGCATCAAGTTGGTATGTTCGCTGTATTGTCTAATTAGTCCTCAATAATTAGATTTCTGATCACAAACTTATCACCCCGCTCACTGTAAGGGCCAAAACGATGATATCCAAGAAAGTGCAGTTCTGGAGGGTTATAGATGCAAGGATAAGAGATGCAGTGGTTTCCTGCTTCGTGACTCTGGTATATGATCCCTGTCTCAAACTCACCTTATATCCGCATGATTGATCTGGTCTGCCTGTGACTTCTCAGTTTCTTGTGTTTGCAGGTAATAAAGGATTCAGATGCCAATTATGTGGACTCTTTAGGGACAAGGAAgaaataaaaattattgttaatGAAATCGAAAGAATATCAGAAAAAGCTTCATTTTCACTTTCCAATGGACGTATCCTTTGAGCCAGTGAATGAGAATATCTAACGTATGTTACTGTATATAAAcactactccctctgtttcaatttatgtgaacctatttcctttttagttcgtgccaaaaagaatgacctctttccttatttggaaacaatttacctttatgcaatgttttatagccacacaaaatatatgtgcttcattctacaccacaagttcaaatgtcttctctcttttcttaaactccgtgcccagtcaaatgggttcacataaattgaaacggagtgaGTACATTTTAGCCTTCTAATTACTAACTTAGAATAAACATCATATTTACACTACTTCTAAAGATGATTTGAGCTAAAAATCTCCTCTCTAAGTCGGCACAAGCTACATTCTTATGTTATAAGAGGAGGCACTTTTGATCAGCCCACCTGAGTGTGTAGAAGTGAGGAGGCGAAATGTTCCGTTAATTAAATTAAACAGTATTTAGATtatatttatttggttttgttgGGAAAACAGACTGCTTTGACAGAATACAGATAAGAAAGATGCAAGTGTAATGTATAAAATGATTGAGAAACTTCAGCAGAAGCTGTGCCATCAATTCTCGGTCAATCTGATGCGCACACGGGAGAATCTTTTAAAGGTTTGATCGCCTTTACTGCAGTGTCTCACAGAAGAATGTTTTTGAATGTTCTCATCTATGTTTACTCCATTGATGaaacttctttttattgtccctaagAAGATGCTTACATCAATCTTGTTCCAGCCATCTTtaattagttaatatttttttggaCCTGAAGAATGGATGTTTATTCATTTAGATATTGATGGAGCTGCAAGATTGGAAAGAGGCACTGAAGTACTGCAGATTAACTATCCCAGTTTATAAGAGTAAGTTGGCACTACCTGACGGTTCAAGAGAATTCTATTCCGCAACCACTATTTCAATGCTATCTGTTGATTTAGTATAATATAGTAGTAAGCCAGGTTCAAGACTTAAAAACTACTTTTCCTGTCCCAAATTAATCTACCCACTTCCTGTTTTAGGTAGTCTCGAAGTTGGGTCTATATTCCTAAAACCCTATATTCTTCAATACTTATTCAATTTTCTACTATAAGAAAGTACTATGAGATCCAGTTTTATATTTAATTCAATAAGTGAATTATCTCTGCTCTTGGACCCAAGTTTATACATGACAAAAAATTTTACTTTATCATAATAATCACGCTCAAATGAAAGAAGGAATCTAAATTCTAatggagaaagagagagagagagagagagagagagagagagagagagagagagagagagagcaggtTTTTCTACATTCTTAAGCTATATCCCTTATTGGTGCCAGTTGTACGTCTGCATAACAAATTCTTATCATCATGGCTTTATGTTGCTCATGCGCCCCGGACCCTGCAGTTTTGCTCTTCTGCCTGGGATGTTAAATCTAATTCTGTTGCGTTTCTGTTCTTTTTGGTATTAGACATGCATGTTTTACCTGGAGATAATTAACATTCCTTCTGAAGGAACATGTGATTCGGGAAATGTATAGATTTGAGTTGCTTCGCTTTGTATAACCAAGAAACTTTCTTATGCTTCCTACGTATCACCAGCATATATAAAGAAGTAACGACTTTTTCTGAACTTAGTCATGCACTAAAGTTCCGTTTTCCAATAGTTTTGCTCTGCTTTCTGAACATATATACCTATTAGATCTACATGTTTTCTCCATATGGtaatatttcttcttttgataggAGTTTATCCAGAGTGTCATCCTTTGCTCGGACTGCAATATTACACTTGTGGGAAACTTGAATGGTTAGAGAGCTTTTGGTTTTTCAATATATTGTGTTGCATATTTCTGGCTTTTGGCAGTTGTCCTCTTTCTATTTCATGTTTCATTATCTTGATTAACAGACATTTGTTTAGATCTAGTATATCCTGTTGCAATATCGCACAAGTATCCTGCACGTCCAACTTCTGGTGAAGTTATAGCAATTCCCCCAGAGGCATGGGGAAGTTTGTGTACCGTTTGAAACAGGTGCTCGAGGTGGCAAGTAGTTGCTTTAACTGTAGCCTAGCCATTTACATCGTTAAcacttatttaagaaaaataaggaCATGACAGTTAAATAATAAACAGCACATATATGTAAGTAAATAAAGTATTATAAGGAAATATAAGACTTGGAAAATACATTTAAGTCACTCGAATTAAGTAGTATAAATGTATATTAGAACTTTATGGACTAATTTATGTAAGTGTATGCACTTATTGAAGTGCCTCAAAAATGAAAGTATTGCCTAAGAAATTAATTTGTCTTAAGTTCTACAGTCTCTAGGACAAGTGCCAAGCAGACTATTGTACCAGACAATTTCAGACACGTACATGGTCGCTTACATTTAAACGTCTATGCATAATATACTAGTAGTCCAGTACAATGTATGCATATGAAAGAGTACCGAAACTGCGAAAAAGGATAGGTATATTTGGTACAAGCCCATACTGATCCTCAATTCTTCTGTATATTTTCTTAACTCTCTCATCAACACCCATTACATGATAACTCATACCAGTATTTCAGGACTCCATTGTATAAGGGTCTAAAAAATGCTTAGAGATTTTTAAacagttttctttgttttttcttttttgatgtgTGTTAAACATTTGTCTTTGTATACAGAGAAATTTTAGTCTACTTAATTTAAGCAGTTGAGACGAGAAAACTATGGGCGGTCTCATGTTAGCTGATTAGATATCTGGAGATTTGCTCCTCCTGGCTTGTTCTGTTTTATTTTGTTGATCTTGGAAACATCCAGAGAAACAGACCGAGTTTGACCGGTTTTGCAAGTCTTTGAGGATTTTTGATACATTCATCAACTTTATTAGTGATCCAAGCTTTGCTTTAACTTCTGAAATTATGTGGCTTCAGATATTAATGAAGTTAGCGACAGTTTTCCATTAAGTAGGATTTCTTGTTCAAGTTACACAACTCGTTGCGAATTTTGAGCTTCTTGTAAACATGGAAAAAGCTGGAACCTACAGTTTATAACATTCTTAAAGAAATGTCAGAGAAAGTGGTGGTTTCGTTAATGATATCCCCCGTGGTGTTAATTTGTTAATTACAGGTGGCTTGGTGAGACTGAGGAAGCCTACAGGTCACTAGCCAAGGCAGCAGAGATACTGCGAATTACTCATGGAACAAACACTAATTTCATGAAGGAGCTTTTTGTGAAGTTAGAAGAAGCTCGTGGGGAGTTCTCTTACAAGATTTCATCCAAGGAAGAAGAAATTGATTGAACTGCATCCACATATGCACGTAACCTTTGTCGACAACAGATAAAATTCTGTTATACCAGTTTGACAAAGGGTGGCCCCTCTTTCCTAATTATTACAATGAAAAGTTTCTAGTGAGATGCTAATCTCCCTTTCCCTACTGTCTACTTTTGATGGAAGTTGAGTAACTATTGTGAGAGAAAAGGCTATCTTGGCAGTTTCTTCTATCTTATATAAGAGACTAGAGTTTTGACTTTCGGAAAGGGGTGCAAGGTATGTTTCATTGGATGCTGTAAATAGCTAGAATTTGTATTGTTGATTACATTCCGAGTTCTATTAGGGGCCTGCATAACATTGCAGGAATTATCTATATATAGGAGTAAAATATTTTATCTTTTGAATATTTCTGTATTAAAGAATTAGAGTATGCTTTTGAACTTTTATACCTTTGCAACTCTTGAGATTATGTATTTAACCACACACACTCACACAGTTCTACATGTATATGTTACAGCTCAGCACTCTTAGTTAGTGATATTAGCATTAGTTAGTTAGCATTAAAGAAGTGGTTAGCTATTAGTTGTTTTGTATAAATACATGTGTAAATATCTTAATCAAAGAGATAGTTTTCATTCTCTCAAAATTTGGAACCTTCTTCTCCACATTTCTCTTTCTAGATTCACTCATTTGTTCCGCCATTGGAGCTCCTTCTGAGCTCAACTCATACTGCTACTTCGATTTTGACATGGTATTAGAGCAGAGGCTTCGATCTCGACCTCACTCTCGTAGTTTCTCCGTGTTAATTCAGTTCTAGCTCGTTCGATTGAAGATTTGTGGTGAGAAATTAGGGTGTCCTAAATTCAGTACTTCTGCTATTTTGACTGCAAACTTACCTCTATCTCTGTAATTCTCCGCTTGAATCATGTCTAAAGAAGACGATGTTTTGAATTCGACTAATTCCCTTTACATGCACCCGTCTGAGAGTGTCGGTTCTATGTTGGTGTCGGTATCGTTTGACGGAACTGGATACAGATCCTGAAGAAGAGGAGTACTAAGGGCTCTCTCTGTGAAAAACAAAGTAGGTTTCATCACGGGAAAATGCAAAAAGCCGGATTCTAGCGCTCCGACCTTTGAACAATGGGAGCGTTACGATGATATGGTCACATCATAGATTTTAAACTCGCTTTCAAAGGACTTGGCAGATAGCTTGCAATATGTCAGTGACGCTAAGAAACTCTGGGAGGGATTGGAGGACAGGTATGATCAAACTAACAGTGCGAAGCTCTATCAGCTTCAAAGGGAAATCAACGATTTAAGCCAAGGAGCTCTAGATATTACTGGATActacacaaaaaaaaataattatgggAAGAATTAAATACCCTAAATGCACACGCTAAATGTAAGTGTCAGTGCACTTGTGGAGCCAAAGCAAATATGCACAAAGCAGAATAGGATAGGAGACTAATTCAATTCCTCATGGGATTGGACGAGGTGTATACAGTGGTGCGAGGCAGCATTTTGATGATGAATTCTTTGCCTAGCTTGGCACAACCCTTCTCAATTCTTATTCAAGAAGAAAAGCAGAGGGAAGTAAGGCCTCAGAATTAATTTGTATTAGAGTCTACTTCACTAAATGTGAGTGGTGCAGGCAATAATAATTTCCGAACAAATTACAATCAGAACACCAACACTGGTGGGAACAATGGATACAGGGGGACCAATTTTCAGGAAGGCCTAGAATGTTTTGCGAGCATTGTAAGAGGCCAGGACATACGAAGGATAAATGCTACAAACTTCATGGGTATCCGCAAactaacaataacaacaaattcaATAACTAATAGatgttcaacaacaacaacaataaattcaACAACCAACAGATGTTCAACAAAACCAACAAAGGCAAGGGGACTGCAACAAATGTTTTTGGTACACAACACGATGGGTTGAATATGGGAGAAAATGAAGGTGAATTCCAGGATCAGAATCGAAGCATACACAATTTGAGCAAAGAGCAATATGGTCAGTTATTGAGGTTGCTGGAGAATTTTCAGACTCAGTGTGGAAATGCAGGAGATGTTTCTGGGAGTGTCAACCTGAACAGTGGAGCTGTTAACTTCGCAGGTATTATGGCATGCTCTGCTTCTGTTGAGTGTAATTCACAATCATATGAGTGTTTTGAACCAAATATTGATTCCTGGATCCTTGTTTCCGGAGCTACAAACCACATGACCTATAAGAAATCACTACTAACCAATATTAGAACTTTAGTTTATCCCTTTCTGGTATCACTACTTAACGGATATAAAGTAAAGGTGACACAAATTGGTAAAGTGATTCTTAACACTAAGTTCACTCTGAAAAGGGTCCTTTATGTGCCTAGTTTCAAATACAACTTAATGTCTATACATTCCTTGACAATACAACTTgactgtatttttatttttaccaaaTTTGTCTATCTTATTCTGCAGGCCCCTTCAATGAAGAGGCCTCTGGAGATTGTAAAGCCAAGAATGGTCTGTATTTTCAGTGTTTAGAAGTCAGCAAGAGTAATTCTGTTTTCAGTTCTGCATCAAATAATTATGTTTCATCCAGTGATTCTACGTGTCATCCTGTACATAGAGTTTCCAATCCATATCATGCATATGTAGATAAGATACATTCTCATGTCATCCATGTTGTAAATACCTCAGTTGCAAATAAAGGAAGTGATTATCTTATATTCAATTCTATGGCTAATGGATCCTTGAGAAATGAAAACCATGTAGATTCTTTGTGGCATAACAGATTGGGGCATGTGCCTTTTGTCAAAATGAAGGGTATTTCATCCATACTAATGACTTTTGCATCCAAACAACCCTTCTTTTGCCATATATGTCCCATGACAAGACAAACGGGGATGCCTTTTCCCCAAAAGACCACATCCACAACCAAAATCTTTGAATTACCGTACATTGATTTGTGGGGACCATATCATGTTACAACTCATGATGGCTATAGATATTTCATTACACTAGTGGAAGATTACAATAGGTCAACATGGACACATCTTTTGGCATGCAAGAGTAATGCATTGCAAATCCTAAAGGCCTCCACTGTCATGGTAGAAAACCAATTCAATACCTCAATCCAATCTATTAGAACAGATAATGGGCTGGAATTTACCAATTCTGAAACTATCTCATTTCTTCAAATCAAAGGTATTTTGCACCAGAAAATATGCCCCTacacaccacaacagaatggtgTGGTAGAGAGAAAGCACAAATACCTACTTGAAACAACAAGAGCACTACTTTTTCAATCAAAATTGCCCCTGAAATATTGGGGAGAGTGTATTCTCACAGCTACATATCTGATAAATAGACTCCAATCTTCCCTCCTTCATAATAAATGTCCTTTTGAACTGCTTTATCAAAAGGAGCTCACTTACTCACATCTCAGGAGTTTTGGGTGTCTTTGCTTCCCCACTATCCTTAAAGGCCACAAAGATAAATTTGTGCCAAGATCAACACCCCGTATTTTTGTAGGATACCCCTTTGGGGGAAAATGGTACAAGGTCCTTAGTCTAGCCACAAAGATGATACATGTCTCAAGAGAtgtaattttccataaaaatgtgTTTCCTTTTGCTTTATCCTCTGATTCTAATAGGGTATCTAGTCTTTGGTCAGGTTCCTTTGCCCTTTCAAACTTTTTCAAGCCAAACAAGATCCTCATCTAACACTGGTGGTACAACCTTCATTCCCCACTCATCTGAATCACTTCACAATGCAGAGTCATCTGCAACTTTTTCTGGTAGTGATCACTTGCAAATTGATACATACTCCAATGAGCATACAACACCTAATTAACCTTCACCATGCCCTACATTTACTAGTACTTCCCTTGTACATGTTTTACACCAACAGAACATGTCACATATTTCTCATACACCTTCCAGAACACACAAAACACTTGTGTACTTAAAGGATTATGTGTGCTCCATTCACAAACTTTGACCCCATCATTATGTTCCTATTTCTCCTTGTGTGACACCCTCCAGTATCAATTATTGTACATAATCTTTTTCCTTTAACACTTTAGTACCCCATGCACAATATGTATCCCTAAATGCCTTAGTTCCAGATAGTCAGCAATTTGTCAAGAGCATCTTACTTGATTATGAACCCAACTCATATGAAAAAGCAACCATGAATCCTGCTTGGCAAGCAGCAATGGCACAAGAATTTGAAGCATTACATACTAATAACACTTGGAACTTGGTCCCTCTACCAGCTGGTAAAAGGGCAATAAGGTGCAAGTGGGTGTACAAAATTAAACACAAATCAGATAAGAGTGTTGAGAGATTCAAGGCAAGGTTGGTTGTAAAAGGGTACACACAACAAGCTGGGATAGACTATACTGAAACCTTTTCCCCAGTTGTTAAGATGACTACAGTGAGAGGGTTAATTGCAATAGCAATTAAAAAGGGGTGGCAGCTCTTTCAACTGGATGTGAATAATGCATTCATTCATGGAGACCTTCGTGAAGAAGTGTATATGGATGTACCTCCTGATCTGGTAGTAGAGATATCAAACTTGGTGTGAAAGCTAAATAAGTCCCTTTATGTCTTAAAGCAGGCAAGTAGGCAATTGTATGAAAAATTAGCAGAGGCATTGTGTTCCAGAGGGTATGTACATTCAATGCTGGATTATTTCTTATTTTATAAGAAAGCTGGAGCTTCGGTCATTTTTGTTGCCATGTATGTCGATGATGTTATAATCACAGGGTCCCAACTAGATGAGATAGAATCACTAAAAGGGTTCCTACATGAGACATTTAAGATAAAGGATTTGGGGAGGTTGAATTACTTCTTAGGACTAGAGGTTTTGTATAAACATGATGGTGTCCTAATATCCCAAAGGAAGTTCACCATGGATCTATTAAAGGAATATAATTGTCTGCAGTATTCTCCAATGTCTTCTCCTCTTGATCTTCCAATCAAGTTAAAGGTGGATGAGGGGACCTTGTTGCCAGATCCAACATATTATAGAAAGTTGATTGGTAAACTGAATTTCCTTACTAATACTAGACTCGACATTGCTTATAACGCACAACACTTGAGTCAGTTCATGCAAAGTCCTAGAGATACTCACCTGAAGGCTACATTTCATGTGCTAAGATACCTCAAAGGAGATCCAAACTTGGGCATCTTTCTTTCTAATAGTGACGACTATAGAGTTCGAGCCTTCTGTGACTCAGATTGGGGAACCTGTCCTAAGTCCAGAAAATCAGTAAGTGGGTACATAGTGCTTTTTGGGGACAATCCCATTAGTTGGAAGTCAAAGAAACAGTCTACTATTGCTCTTTCTTCTATTGAGGCAGAGTAGAGGTCCGCTAGGAAGGTGGTTGGGGAGTTGGTTTGGCTTTCAAGGCTGTTGGATGAGCTCATTGTACCCTTGTCTTTTCCCATGCCAATCTTTTGTGATAGACAATCTGCCCTACTCATTGCCAAAAACCCAGTGTTTCATGAGCGCACGGAGCATATTGAAGTGGATTGTCATTTCGTCTGCGACAAACTTCAAGAAGGGCTGATTTCTTTACATTACATTCCTACAAATGAGCAGTTGGCCGACATATTTACCAAGTCTCTTACTGGGATCAAACATTCTTTCCTTCTTAGCAAGTTGGGTGTGACCTCCtcacctccaacttgaggggggggAGGTCTTGAGATTATGTATTTAACCACTCACACAGTACTACATGTATATGTTACAGCTCAACACTCTTAGTTAGTGATATTAGCATTAGAGAAGTGGTTAGATATTAGTTGATTTGTATAAATA is drawn from Nicotiana tabacum cultivar K326 chromosome 22, ASM71507v2, whole genome shotgun sequence and contains these coding sequences:
- the LOC107763086 gene encoding histone-lysine N-methyltransferase ASHR1-like isoform X1, with the protein product MEELQKALSDKGLTLSPVPEKGRCLFTTRDFSPGEAIVWEEPYVSVPNKSSAKCEWCFASTNLKKCSACHVVYYCGNTCQKSDWKLHKVECQALSKVDKERIKSLTPTVRLMFKLYLRKKLQDEKVIPATVLDNFSLVESLVSHMTDIDEKQLVLYAQMANLVNLILQWPEISIKEIAEKFSKFSCNAHTICDAELKPLGTGLYPVVSIINHSCLPNSVLIFEGRMAVVRAVQHIPKGTEVLISYIEMAGSTATRQKALREQYFFSCTCIRCIKLGQNDDIQESAVLEGYRCKDKRCSGFLLRDSGNKGFRCQLCGLFRDKEEIKIIVNEIERISEKASFSLSNGHKKDASVMYKMIEKLQQKLCHQFSVNLMRTRENLLKILMELQDWKEALKYCRLTIPVYKRVYPECHPLLGLQYYTCGKLEWWLGETEEAYRSLAKAAEILRITHGTNTNFMKELFVKLEEARGEFSYKISSKEEEID